A genomic window from Lotus japonicus ecotype B-129 chromosome 1, LjGifu_v1.2 includes:
- the LOC130749408 gene encoding uncharacterized protein LOC130749408 encodes MEAKLDELEAKLDEIQFSVTQMLLKSHQQQFESPQCYPQKNFENIWCDPPCYHPQGQFQQPIYAPPCYYLQEEFQYPFHDPHHSQEEFHQPWNDPPQFLEDLSKQYEANQAQFQQPRHEEPSILQEIQDMLNQMSANLNANANQHLQDTANLQASVNELVAHTPTLQHEADAEIDDEVNPGVDTHLDASTDGSGDVNEFEVDVASDANSNDENNKQEIYLPLPHRTYESEKIYPSEEEIKLLDDFKKCFAWDEVKKMDVECARKQFGFVKIVADEIPPKPPDLWIVDVVPQDYGLPLNARPPPDPGDSRFRALPGFMPR; translated from the exons atggaagctaaacttGATGAGCTAGAAGCCAAACTCGACGAGATACAATTTTCTGTTACACAAATGTTGCTCAAGAGCCATCAACAACAGTTTGAGTCACCTCAATGTTATCCACaaaagaattttgaaaatatttggtgtgaccCACCTTGCTATCATCCACAAGGGCAATTCCAACAGCCTATTTATGCACCACCATGCTACTACCTGCAAGAGGAATTTCAATATCCTTTTCATGATCCACATCATTCACAAGAGGAATTCCATCAACCTTGGAATGATCCACCCCAATTTTTGGAAGACCTTTCAAAGCAATATGAAGCAAACCAAGCCCAGTTTCAACAACCTCGACACGAGGAACCTTCCATATTGCAAGAAATTCAAGACATGTTGAACCAAATGTCTGCAAATCTCAATGCAAATGCTAATCAACACCTGCAAGATACTGCGAATTTACAAGCTTCAGTTAACGAGCTAGTTGCACACACTCCCACATTGCAACATGAAGCTGATgcagagattgatgatgaagttaatcCTGGTGTTGATACTCATCTTGATGCTAGCACTGATGGTTCTGGTGATGTTAATGAGTTTGAAGTCGATGTTGCTTCTGATGCTAATTCTAATGATGAGAACAACAAACAAGAAATATATCTCCCTCTTCCACATAGAACTTATGAGAGTGAGAAGATTTATCCTAGTGAAGAAGAAATtaagttgttggatgatttcaagaaGTGTTTTGCATGGGATGAAGTTAAGAAGATGGATGTAGAAT GTGCTAGAAAACAGTTCGGGTTTGTTAAGATTGTTGCAGATGAGATCCCTCCAAAGCCACCTGACTTGTGGATTGTTGATGTTGTGCCTCAAGACTATGGGCTTCCTCTTAATGCAAGGCCTCCACCGGACCCAGGTGATAGCAGATTCAGAGCATTACCAGGTTTCATGCCTCGCTAG